The following proteins are co-located in the Paenibacillus sp. FSL H8-0079 genome:
- a CDS encoding MarR family transcriptional regulator — protein sequence MIARCLDSISNVEFQHLNLSRGQYLYLYRICENPGIIPNQLAELIKVDRTTAARAISKLESDGFIIKQPAMGNKKNKVLYPTESGLEAWEFIRKEGVHSDQVTLDGLTEEEIETAIHLLRKMRHNIEVDWKFVKKGGRRPYMDNLE from the coding sequence ATGATTGCCCGCTGTCTGGATTCCATCAGTAATGTTGAGTTTCAGCATCTGAACCTTTCCCGTGGACAATATCTATATCTATATCGAATCTGTGAGAATCCGGGCATTATTCCGAATCAGCTCGCTGAACTGATCAAAGTGGATCGCACGACGGCGGCCAGAGCCATTAGCAAACTCGAATCGGATGGATTCATTATTAAACAGCCAGCAATGGGTAATAAGAAGAATAAGGTGTTGTATCCCACAGAAAGTGGGCTTGAAGCATGGGAATTTATTCGTAAAGAGGGCGTGCATTCAGATCAGGTGACGCTGGACGGTCTAACGGAGGAAGAGATCGAGACAGCTATTCATCTTCTCAGAAAGATGCGTCATAACATTGAAGTGGACTGGAAATTTGTCAAAAAGGGTGGACGGCGACCCTACATGGATAATCTCGAATAG